From the Cucumis sativus cultivar 9930 chromosome 5, Cucumber_9930_V3, whole genome shotgun sequence genome, the window GACGACCGTTTAGATGATAATAATAGGCATTTTATCCACTAAGCTATGCTTAGGTTTATAATGAAATGAACTAAGGCAATTTGCTGTACACTCAAGTACCCGTTTTGGCCGGTTCCTACCGAAAGTTTTCCCCTTCAACTCCATCCTTGCCCGCTAGCTTATGTTCGTAATTCTAGTGGAGATTgcttaaaaatgaaagacagACAGAAAAATGAGTCTAGTTCCCAGTAATCTTACCTTTCCTATCCGAGGCCTATCTTTAGTTTTGTCTAAGCTGTTTCGAATGTGGGCAACGGCTCCCCAGCATTTTAATGTATTAGCCACACCGTCAAGCCGCAATAGATACTCTTCCTCAGACAATGGAAATGATTTCTACGAAATTGACAATTATCTAAGATTTAAAATGTGAAATGATCTCCCAAATTTTTAGGGCAGTGATGCTCTGTGAAGTGCTCATTTTCCTTCATGCACAGTCAATAGctaattgttaaaaaaatcatcaaaatatgTTGAGCAGgaagaagatataaatatagaagaatatattttatctataattgtttttgaaaaataacctTTCCTTTCGACTCGTTAAATTATTTGTTCGTGTTTAGTTTCATTAACATCATTAACTGACATATGCTTCAATTTTGGAGATCTTACTAGAGCTTGTGCTTGGTTTTTAGTTCTTGGACGCAACCCAATTAATGCAGCTAGAAGCCTAGAAGTATTAAAATCTTGATAGACCTAGATATATGGTAAGATGAACGATCttgaaaatacaagataaatcAAGTGTTTGAGGTACTTGTACTCTCCCAATTTTGAGATAACTCTCAAGCCCTAATACGATTTCCAAATATTGCTTACCTTCTTCTTTCCCATCTTCTGATCTTCTGATCATTTATGGACTTTCCTAACAAAATTCCTGAGTACTAATGTACCCCTAATATTCCTCTCCTATATCCTTCCCTTTCTCCCAAAATCTGGTTTGCTACAATTATCTAAAGGAATTTCCGGCAGATCAGTCAATTTCAGGAAACTTTCTGGGTACTATGAGAGAATAAATACTCCTTCCAAGCATTATCTACCACGCCACATCCTTTTAAAAGTGTCGTGGTAGCCACCAACATTAAAAGATTGCAGAGGGAATATGATATTTCCATAGTACTGGAAATTTACTTACTAATTTCCTAATTGTTCAGATAGGTTCAATTGTGAGGTTAGAACAATATTCCAATCAGAAAAATTCCATTTTGTAACCTTTAATTAACCTCTCCGTTGTTAACTTGTTATAATTCATTGACGGGTAGGTTCCCCTAATTTTGTAAGAGATCTCGGTTGATTAAAGATTTTGATAAAGAAGTAGAAGTGGGGACTAGGTCTTACATACCTGCTCTCTGTATTTCCACATGACATTTAAAGCAAGAAGATTCCGTCCCATGAACTCCTGAATTATGACAGAAACAAGATGAGGAATCCATAAGTTAGTCTAGATAAGGAACAGAGCACACTGATAATATGACATACTCGAAAACTAGACAATCCAAGTGAGTTTATGAGAAATTGGATTCTTGAATTTTAACGATAAGCACAACAAATCAACTTTTGAAACGGTAAGATTTCAGGGAGAATAGGtggaaaagaaattcaaaattgaatcgAATTTGTTTACGTAATACTAGTATGGTTAAAACTCAAACATGTTCAATCtctaaacttcaatttttgtcTATTAACTAAgtctctaaactttaaaagacATCTAAGTAATTGAAATTTcagttttgtattttatcaGTTCTAAagctttaaaattttcaaatctacCTGACCTTTCAATTTAGTCTTAAAGATCCCTAACATCTATTAGTAGGCATTAAATCAATTGTCTTAATAACAGAACACGTTAAACTTACAATTTTGTAACCAAATAAAAGCTCAAGGCCTTATTAGACACAAAATCAATGAACTTGTGAAGTACTTTTAAAGTTCAAGGATTAAGACTTACTACTCACTTGTTCAAATTCAGACACTAGTTTAACCAACCTAAAAGCCTAtattagtaatttaatttaaggaATCAAAGCTGAATACCTTCTTTATTAGTTGAACATCATAAGACTTGCCATACTTGTTTCTGATAAGAGTAGCCAGATCAATCCCACTAAATCTGGAATCATCTGTTCCAACCGATCTCTCCAAGTTCTCCCTAAGCATTTCGAAGTTCATCTGAAAGAACATAAATGGCTCATTTTAAGTCTACACGGGAAAAATGAAGCCACGAACCATGAAATGTGACGtgaaacttatttttgttgcatcctttttttcattcaattgaACCTATGGTTCATAATAATGAAAGTGtgattaaaatcacttttttcatGTCGAAAATCATACTGAAACATACTctcattttcaatatcaattGTGATGCTTGAAAATGGATTTAAAAAGTGTAGAGATGTTTGGAGAAAAATCAGGATTATTCAATTACCTAAAACAGCTAGTGAATTCACATACTTATAGGTTGCAACCTTTAGCAAGCAATAACATTCAGTCAAATCCCAAGATCTGAACTTTTAAGTATAGTAAAACAACATTAAACCAAGTCTAAAAGAACTtacagaagaaaaaacagCCATGAAAAGATTAGGGCTTGATTGAGTTGTCCAGCAGAGTATGAATCTTGACTAGACTGTGGACTGATATATGTGGGTAAATTCCATTTGAATGGTTAAAGATTGGTTTGGCTTCCTCCCCAATTACTTGtcttatttgaatattttctagaaaaaattaaagaattatttGCGCTGAAGTCTTGCACTTCATTTTCAAAGCACAGTTGAGTCAAATAAAATGGAGAATGGTCAAACGtttccatcaattttttttctcagcTTCCTCTTGctcatcaaaataatttttaaaatttcagaaAACACTCCTCTTTGTTGAAAACCCCAAGATTCTTTCTGCATTCTTGGAGTTTTTACCATGATGAAATATGTTCCTAACATTATTTGGAAGATGGCATTTCTGTTTCTTggaaaatttgtaattaaaaatcttCCGGGTTTGATCTCCTTGGTAGAAATTTCTTTGCTCcaacattcattttcttaaccTAAGAAGCACAGACACGGATATGAGACACGAATACGACACGACACGGACACAGCGACAcaccatatttttaaaatctaggACACGATACAGCAAGGacacatttattaaaatattcattttttaaatgcgtatatcatttttatagtaaaagaaaattcatagtaaatgaattgatgcatttatatgcttaaaagaCTTAGCTTGATGTATTCTATGCTCAAAAGTTATTACTATTGCCATCTATGTCTTTTTAGTCTACTCAATAAGTATTCTATGCATGTCAAATACATTTGTTGGACTAGCAGGCGTCCAATAGGTGTCCACCAAGTGACACGGACACGCTATCCAAACTGAAGTGTCCATGCTTCTTAGTTCTTAACTGAAGTGCCATCtcactttattttcttgatattGATTGATCGCAAGTTGCTCAATGTGTCGTGTCATTGTAACCATCATTTGATGAATCTCGCCAACAACTTTCGTAAATTTTCTCAACGTCCTTCCCGGACCCACCCCCACCTTGTGGACATGTctagtttctctctctcccctctTTTCTGTTATCATTCTCTCCCCAACTTCCTCCGGTTCTTCAtattccttttctctctcttcaccCGATTTTCCTTCAATTCTCTCCTCTCAgttcttttcatcattttcttttctgagtTGCAGCTCCCTTTTCACCTCCTCCCCATTTTTACATCCCCTCCCTTCTATTCTCTGTCATGACTTGATTCATTGGTTATTTCAACCAACATCACCGCTGTACATTCAACCATGTGAGCCGTCACACGTCCAAGCTTTCGTCAATCTCAAAATCAACTAAACCGACCGACACAACCGATGAAAGTCAGTTGGTTAGTACAAAGCTAAAATAGCTGTTAAGTTTTTGACCGACTGGTTGACTTTCAGTGTCGTTTCTGTGCTAAAATGGACGCTGACCAACTAACTTACATCTAGCAATTAAACTCTCAAACTTTCCATTGAAAAATTGAGCCCTCAAACTTATACAAGATACACGGATTAAAATTGGACCCTCAAACTCAAATAGTTGTATAAATTGGACCtccaaatgataaaagttgaACCCTCAAACAATATCTATATAGTTAAGTTAAACCAAACCTCCCATCCttactttctttttagttaAGAAAGGAGTCGACAGTATCTATATAGTTTAAGCAAGTCACATTCAGGGCAGCAAATTGAGAAGTTTAGAATTggaattctttttcttttgagttcaAGCTATATGGGAATGGGGACTCAATTGAAGGTATATGTCTAAACAACTATGTTGGAGAAATATTTAGAAGTTAAAAACGATAGATAATATGTTAAGTGAAAGCAGTCGAGTACTAACCCCttcattttctgttttagGACTCTCACTGTCATTAATCCGATGATCGGGGTCATCGGGATCCATGGCACCGTCGATGGAACCGGCAAAAACAGGTCTGAGTTGCCGTCCAGTTCTCCGGCGACAGTAAGCAACATGATTCCCATGGTGGGTGGAAGGAAGAAATGGACAACAATCCACCCGAGAAATCTTTGTTCTACCTAGATGCTCTTGAATCCCAATCCCGGGCGACCAATTACTCTGGTGGCCAAACGTTACGCTCGTCATAAtctgcaaaaaaaataatcaatcgGTTTCATTGATTAGAGACAGGTTTAGGGAAACTGAAATGGGAAAAAATAACTGAAAATTAGTGCGTGAACATTACCTTTGAGGATAATCGGAGGGATCGAAATGGAACGGGGAGTGGAGAATCAAGAATTTGAGAAAGGATGTGGCTTCCAATTGCTGTATTCATGTTTTCACTTTCACATTAATTTGAACCACTTGTTTGCTTTGCAATTCTAGACCCACACGgcttatttttctcttctttttctttcattaattCTATTTGTAAATCAATGATAATTACATAAATTGATGCAACttgcttcaaatattgattaatcatatcgaaatatcaaatttcatcaatgatAACAtgatagatttatttttctttctatcaatACCATggttacttcttttttttagaacaacaaaaataaatgtttttgataattgtttctgttttttgttttttgaaaaaaagaaaccgaaaaaaaaatgtatttgataattgtttctttgagatttattttatattttattcacatttaattcaattaaacatcaaacaaaaatatgtcgtccattaaacataaaaaaaaatagaattatcAAACCTATATGGAAGACCTTCTTGTAATCTTATGGAGAACGAGATGAAGATTGGGATTTGAAGGACAGAGTCGGCGAGAGAAAGACGAAAATCCACGACGAAGAGGAGCATCGAAACCCTCAGTGAAGAGGAAGACAGTGAAAACGatgagaggaagaggaagaggatggTTATTTGAGAAAGACGGTGGagataagaggaagaaaatggaatccaCGTGGATGGTGGTTATTTGGAGAAGAATATGgaaataagaggaagaaaaagaaaatcacccgaggaaaatgaaaaagaaaaataaaatagaaaaagaattggaaaaaaaaagaaaatgaaattaaaaaatttgagaaaaagaaaaaagaaaccaattgaaataattgagaaaaatgaaaaagaaatcaatagaaataattgagaaacgGGAACGAAAgaaactattgttttttccaataattccttataaaatgagaaacttttctactttttctagaacaagaaacagaaaacGTTACTAAACACGtccatttcttaaaaaatgaaaacataagCAAAGAACGAGAACGGAAACGTTACCAAACGGGCCCTTAATGACTATCAATATCTATCtatagaatttaaagttatagaatttaaagttttattatattttggagatttttttttgttcattttgttattttttaaaatatttcttaaattttttttaagtatattaattaagaCACTTGTTGTTTGACTTAtttatagttaaattaaatgtaatcTTCTAAATCAATTTAGTTCGTgttgatattaaaattcaaacagaGTATACATAATCTTAACAcgacaataacaataaaatttataattaaaaaagaatacatgCTTCCAAATATAGATGCACACTAAGGTGGCGGTATGcagcaaataaaaaaaaatattaaaacgaACTTACTTACCTATGTGTTTGTTGAGTTGCATTGGAGCTATCATTTGACTCACACAGCTAAGGTGTGCgtcatttgatatatattctAATAGGTTCGACTTTAGTTAAGGCCAAGGTCGAGCACCTACTCTTAGCCAATATTTTGAGTCTTTTGATCATTTGGGTTCAAGTATGTCAGAGGCATGCTCCTTTAGGTAGTTTTTAGGCTCAATCTTTGGTTTGGTTGAGGCTGTGCATGATGCCATAGGCCAAGAACTAATACCCTTTTCTAGGCCCAGTCtaaattgttacttttgtCCAAAATCCTTCTATCTTATTTACTttgttgtttctctttttacttGATCTCGATTCTACTATTTGGTCCAAAATTACGTTTAACAGACAAACCATCCATATATTAATTGGTTTACATATGAGTAGACTTCTTCAAATATTGGATAATTAGAATTATTgcctaaacaatttttttataaaaaaaaatcttatttgagAGTTTAAATTGGTACATTaaagatttaattaatataattataagtcTCACACGATTGTTAGTACAAAACCTAACGTAATGAAGGATGTAAATTTATATTGCGGGaagattaatatttttttcttttcttttctactcaTCTCATGTTTAGAATTGAGTTGGCCCAATGAATGGCAAGAGAATTCAAATGGGGAAAGGAACACAAACTTCTACTTGTACGTTATACCCATTgctattttgttgttgaatgtGAAATTTGGATTTGTCGTAGTTGACCACATAAATTGAATACgttttttagtaaaataaacatgTGAAAATGTAGAATTGAAGTCCAAATTGTAAGGTTAGGAGTGTGTGTCAATTATCAATAAATCACTTTATCATCAATTCAACTACTTTGATAGACCATATGGATTATGctattcttattcttattaatGTTATTGTGTTATCTAAATAATGTAAAGTACTAGCAACATGCCTTTAGTGTTAAATGCACCCGTTGATGCTAATAATCTTACATTGTTGTTTCCAGTATTAGTAGAACACACTCTTGACAAACGAGCACTCGTCAAAAAGAGTTAGAATCATGAACACTTTATCTAGTGAGAATACACAAAGAtgagtaagaaaaagaaaacaaaaaaaattgcttgAGCTTGTTTTTAGAAGCAAAAGTTCATAGACTATTTTGCATTtggacaaaattaaaaaagaaaagaaagaacaaataattgttttaaggTGCAAGTGAGgttatttgaactttgaacTTGACAAACAATAGCCGCACAAGTGTGGGAAGTGTTAGTACCACTTTAAACACTATTTGTCAGgggtattaaaaaaaaccagtAACTCGATCAACTCGTATTACTCAACTCAAATAGTAAAGGTTAGATTgacttaaattttgtgttggGTTATGTTGGATTAgaaaatttgaggaaaaaatggtttttgaCTCAGATGACTTAAATGGTATACCATATTACAAGATTGACCCAAAATTTTCAGAAATGTCTAAATTGACTAATATTTTACGGCAAGCTAATTTTAAAGGTGCCAAGTGAATATT encodes:
- the LOC101207332 gene encoding uncharacterized protein LOC101207332 isoform X1, producing the protein MNTAIGSHILSQILDSPLPVPFRSLRLSSKIMTSVTFGHQSNWSPGIGIQEHLGRTKISRVDCCPFLPSTHHGNHVAYCRRRTGRQLRPVFAGSIDGAMDPDDPDHRINDSESPKTENEGMNFEMLRENLERSVGTDDSRFSGIDLATLIRNKYGKSYDVQLIKKEFMGRNLLALNVMWKYREQKSFPLSEEEYLLRLDGVANTLKCWGAVAHIRNSLDKTKDRPRIGKAVSIFIDMDESGGRANEWIYK
- the LOC101207332 gene encoding uncharacterized protein LOC101207332 isoform X2, with the protein product MNTAIGSHILSQILDSPLPVPFRSLRLSSKIMTSVTFGHQSNWSPGIGIQEHLGRTKISRVDCCPFLPSTHHGNHVAYCRRRTGRQLRPVFAGSIDGAMDPDDPDHRINDSESPKTENEGMNFEMLRENLERSVGTDDSRFSGIDLATLIRNKYGKSYDVQLIKKEFMGRNLLALNVMWKYREQAVSIFIDMDESGGRANEWIYK